Proteins encoded together in one Amphritea japonica ATCC BAA-1530 window:
- a CDS encoding TRAP transporter large permease, which produces MSSSLIGFICILGMLGMIALRMPIAMAMAATGFIGFTSIVAFQPAMAILESGPFETLSNYSFSPIPMFILMGVFASKARMSQELFEGARTLFGSWRGGMALAAVTSCGIFSAISGSSMATAASMSRVALPEMEKNGYAKSLASGTLAAGGTLGIMIPPSIALLLYALITEQSVGEMFIAGVIPGLMGLALYCVTIAIVVSLNPDLAQPGKATSLTEKIVGLKGLVPFTGVFALIIGGIYAGIFTPTEAASVGAAGTFFIALFRGMKFQQFKDAVEETLFMSAMIFFMIIGAEIFGYFLSVSRISFSLVEIVDSMQLGPYMILFSVLILFVLLGCVMDSIAMLLLTVPVVYPLIQAAGFDPVWFGIVAVITVELGLITPPVGMNVFVIKSVAPDIPIKDIFKGVFPFVLSDIARLALIILFPALALGLL; this is translated from the coding sequence ATGAGCTCTTCTTTAATTGGTTTTATCTGCATACTGGGTATGCTGGGCATGATCGCATTGCGTATGCCTATAGCCATGGCAATGGCTGCCACCGGCTTTATCGGTTTTACCTCTATTGTTGCGTTTCAGCCTGCGATGGCTATTCTCGAAAGTGGTCCGTTTGAAACCCTTTCGAATTATAGTTTTAGTCCTATTCCTATGTTTATTCTAATGGGCGTTTTTGCGTCCAAAGCCCGAATGTCACAGGAATTGTTTGAAGGAGCCCGTACTCTGTTCGGTAGCTGGCGTGGCGGAATGGCGCTGGCGGCAGTAACTTCTTGCGGTATTTTCTCTGCTATTTCTGGTTCCTCAATGGCAACCGCTGCCAGTATGTCCCGGGTTGCGCTGCCGGAGATGGAAAAGAATGGATACGCTAAATCACTGGCCTCAGGTACGTTGGCTGCCGGTGGTACTTTAGGGATTATGATTCCACCTTCAATTGCATTGCTACTGTATGCACTGATAACAGAGCAGTCGGTGGGTGAGATGTTTATTGCCGGCGTTATCCCAGGGCTGATGGGGCTGGCGTTGTACTGTGTCACTATCGCTATTGTTGTGTCGCTGAACCCAGATCTGGCACAGCCGGGCAAAGCCACGTCCCTGACAGAAAAAATTGTTGGTCTTAAAGGTCTGGTGCCTTTTACTGGTGTATTTGCTCTGATTATTGGCGGCATTTATGCCGGTATCTTTACGCCGACAGAAGCCGCATCGGTCGGTGCTGCAGGTACCTTCTTTATCGCGCTGTTCCGGGGTATGAAATTCCAACAGTTTAAGGATGCTGTTGAAGAGACTTTGTTTATGTCTGCGATGATCTTCTTCATGATTATAGGCGCTGAGATCTTCGGCTATTTTTTATCGGTTTCCCGAATATCTTTCTCTCTTGTGGAGATAGTCGATAGCATGCAGCTGGGCCCCTACATGATTCTGTTTTCAGTACTGATTCTGTTTGTGCTGCTAGGTTGTGTCATGGACAGTATCGCAATGTTGCTATTAACAGTACCGGTGGTTTATCCATTGATTCAAGCGGCAGGTTTTGATCCGGTATGGTTCGGTATTGTTGCGGTCATCACCGTTGAGTTGGGATTGATTACCCCGCCAGTGGGAATGAATGTTTTTGTCATTAAATCGGTTGCCCCAGATATTCCGATTAAAGATATCTTTAAAGGTGTATTTCCCTTTGTGTTATCTGATATCGCGCGTTTAGCATTGATTATCCTGTTCCCGGCTCTGGCGCTTGGCTTGCTTTAA
- a CDS encoding bacteriohemerythrin yields the protein MTTVQWTSDLSVGDRSIDDDHKGLFQLVDELSHANMSHDYINVILDRLKKYTIEHFSREEVYMKKAGFPGYEDHIKEHANFNEWLETIRSTYARFPQSPFIIGDSVNGYLQRWLRHHILTEDMKYRDFILSQKKS from the coding sequence ATGACAACAGTACAGTGGACCAGCGATCTGAGTGTTGGTGACCGTTCAATTGATGATGATCACAAAGGCCTTTTTCAGCTGGTGGACGAGCTGAGTCATGCCAATATGAGTCACGACTATATCAATGTGATTCTGGATCGTTTGAAAAAATATACAATCGAGCATTTTAGTCGTGAAGAAGTGTATATGAAAAAAGCAGGTTTCCCCGGTTATGAGGATCATATAAAGGAGCATGCAAATTTTAATGAGTGGCTAGAGACGATCCGTTCAACTTATGCGCGATTCCCTCAAAGCCCTTTCATTATTGGTGATTCAGTTAACGGCTACCTACAGCGCTGGTTGCGTCATCATATTCTGACCGAAGATATGAAGTATCGTGATTTTATACTGAGTCAGAAAAAAAGCTAA